Proteins co-encoded in one Euleptes europaea isolate rEulEur1 chromosome 1, rEulEur1.hap1, whole genome shotgun sequence genomic window:
- the LOC130478283 gene encoding IQ motif and SEC7 domain-containing protein 2-like, translated as MWCLQCSSERRPGQLQHKLLHCVEGDPPGSEAGTIVDNLGSQPPYRCAPEVTKVEHYDLAPTSSSVCHTPSPGLPWAQRARLQPASVALRKQEEEESKRSKALSDSYELSTDLQDKKVEMLERKYGGYFLSRRAARTIQTAFRQYRMNKKFERLRSSASESRMSRRIILSNMRMQYSFEEYDKAQNAPYFEGKPASLDEGSMASTRPHLLDRGLPYGGSCRAGLEGNSLHSSSGGFCNDITELEDSFSKQVKSLAESIDEALNCHPLGQEGGPGGPSLEKSESKEQQGDSAATSFSDVTLYLDEGGPTSPLSLERPPSTEPPESGGGVPVPPPPRPEYWGGPQREDSRENGGGSRRSTPCMECRDFRLRAAHLPLLTIEPPSDSSVDLSDRSDRGSLNRGLIYEQDGCSPHGTLKQHPGGPARSPHPHRHYHSEPNQPPPPLPLPPPQAPGRLPPPPPPDNSDGDNDSLNSTTNSNETINCSSGSSSRDSLRDPPPPTPATTSGPGGPCKQTYQRETRHSWDSPAFNNDIVQRRQYRIGLNLFNKYERRGQRRGGIKGLANAGAHRAKPQSLSQRCRGHLARTVQLEQRLLLARRLRLLTLLKEVVAPIVRATGPVEAKRPCSAGHSLCVGVRARLSVEGSPTSKGRILLRCRILPPENVLAVLQIFR; from the exons TGTGGAAGGAGACCCGCCAGGAAGTGAGGCCGGCACTATCGTGGACAATCTGGGCAGTCAGCCCCCATACCGCTGCGCCCCCGAGGTGACCAAAGTCGAGCACTACGATTTGGCGCCGACGTCGTCCTCTGTATGTCACACGCCGTCGCCGGGGCTGCCGTGGGCCCAACGTGCTCGGCTACAGCCAGCCAGCGTGGCGCTGAGGaagcaagaagaggaggaaagcaaGCGCTCCAAGGCATTGTCGGACAGCTATGAGCTCTCCACAGACCTTCAGGACAAAAAG GTGGAGATGCTGGAGCGGAAATATGGGGGCTATTTCCTAAGCCGGAGAGCCGCCCGCACCATCCAAACGGCCTTCCGCCAGTACCGCATGAACAAGAAGTTTGAGCGCCTGCGCAGTTCGGCGTCCGAAAGCCGCATGTCGCGGCGGATCATCCTGTCCAACATGCGGATGCAGTACTCCTTTGAGGAGTACGACAAGGCCCAGAACGCTCCTTACTTCGAAGGCAAGCCCGCCTCGCTAGACGAGGGGAGCATGGCCAGCACTCGCCCCCACCTGTTGGACCGGGGCCTGCCCTACGGAGGCTCCTGCAGGGCTGGCTTGGAAGGCAACTCTCTGCATTCCTCTTCTGGAGGCTTCTGCAACGATATCACGGAGCTGGAGGACTCCTTCTCTAAGCAG GTAAAATCTTTGGCCGAGTCCATTGACGAAGCGTTGAACTGCCACCCGCTGGGGCAGGAGGGCGGGCCGGGCGGCCCCTCCTTGGAAAAGAGCGAGTCCAAGGAGCAGCAGGGCGACAGCGCGGCCACTTCTTTCAGTGACGTGACGCTGTACCTGGACGAGGGGGGTCCCACGTCGCCCCTCTCCCTGGAGCGCCCGCCCAGTACCGAGCCCCCTGAGTCGGGCGGAGGAGTGCCCGTCCCGCCCCCCCCTCGGCCGGAGTACTGGGGCGGGCCCCAGCGGGAGGACAGCCGGGAGAACGGGGGCGGGAGCCGGCGCAGCACCCCTTGCATGGAATGCCGGGACTTCCGCCTGCGCGCAGCCCACCTCCCGCTGCTGACCATCGAGCCCCCCAGCGACAGCTCGGTGGACCTCAGCGACCGCTCGGACCGGGGCTCCTTGAACCGGGGCCTCATTTAcgagcaagatggctgcagcccCCACGGCACCCTCAAGCAGCACCCCGGCGGGCCCGCCCGCTCCCCGCACCCCCACCGGCATTACCACTCCGAGCCCAACCAGCCGCCCCCGCCTCTGCCTCTGccgcccccccaggcccccggccgcctgcccccgccccctccgccgGACAACTCGGACGGCGACAACGACAGCCTGAACAGCACCACCAACTCCAACGAGACCATCAACTGCAGCTCGGGCTCCTCCTCACGCGACAGCCTCCGggaccctccccctcccacccctgccACCACCTCGGGCCCCGGAGGGCCCTGCAAGCAGACCTACCAGCGGGAGACGCGGCACAGCTGGGACTCCCCCGCCTTCAACAACGACATCGTGCAGCGGCGCCAGTACCGCATCGGCTTGAACCTCTTCAACAAGTACGAGAGGCGTGGGCAGAGGCGGGGCGGGATCAAGGGTCTTGCAAACGCAG GAGCGCACCGAGCCAAGCCCCAGTCACTCAGCCAGCGCTGCAGGGGCCACTTGGCTCGGACCGTGCAGCTGGAACAACGACTGCTTTTGGCTCGCCGGCTGCGTCTTCTCACTCTGCTGAAGGAGGTGGTGGCCCCCATTGTCCGCGCCACTGGCCCGGTTGAAGCTAAACGCCCCTGCAGTGCTGGCCATTCGCTGTGCGTGGGGGTGCGCGCCCGCCTGTCCGTCGAGGGGAGTCCCACGAGCAAAGGACGCATTTTGCTGCGGTGCAGAATTCTGCCCCCGGAAAACGTCTTGGCTGTCCTTCAAATATTCCGATAG